The Dermochelys coriacea isolate rDerCor1 chromosome 7, rDerCor1.pri.v4, whole genome shotgun sequence genome window below encodes:
- the TRNT1 gene encoding CCA tRNA nucleotidyltransferase 1, mitochondrial isoform X1, with amino-acid sequence MWCQLFLQRCRAGLHLFPLTQRGVRVQGRHLVTMKLESPEFQSLFTPGLKSVAELFEKEKYELRIAGGAVRDLLNGMKPQDVDFATIATPTQMKEMFQSAGVRMINNKGEKHGTITARLHEQNFEITTLRIDVVTDGRHAEVEFTTDWEKDAERRDLTINSMFLGLDGTLFDYFRGYEDLKNKKVRFVGHASQRIQEDYLRILRYFRFYGRVAEKPGDHEPNTLEAIKKNAKGLAGISGERIWVELKKILVGNHINHLVRLMYELDVAHYIGLPVNGSLEEFDKVSKNVQNLFPKPMTVLTSLFKVQDDVIKLDLRLKISKEEKNLGLFIVKHRRDLIKATDNPEPLKPYQDFIIDSREPDMNSRICELLKYQGEEHLLKEMQEWSVPSFPVSGHDLRKMGISSGKEIGTMLQQLRDQWKKSGYQMDKEELLSCVKKV; translated from the exons ATGTGGTGCCAGCTGTTCCTGCAGCGCTGCAGGGCGggtctccacctcttccccctcacccAGAGAGGGGTCCGGGTCCAGGGACGGCACTTGGTCACCATGAAGCTGGAGTCTCCGGAATTCCAGTCTCTcttcaccccagggctgaagagTGTGGCAG agttatttgaaaaggaaaagtaTGAATTAAGAATAGCTGGAGGTGCTGTCAGAGATTTATTAAATGGAATGAAACCACAAGATGTGGACTTTGCCACCATTGCTACACCTACTCAGATGAAGGAAATGTTCCAGTCTGCTGGTGTTCGTATGATCAATAACAAAGGAGAAAAACATGGAACCATTACTGCCAGG CTCCACGAACAGAACTTTGAAATTACCACACTTAGAATTGATGTTGTCACTGATGGACGACATGCAGAGGTGGAATTCACAACTGACTGGGAAAAAGATGCTGAAAGAAGAGATCTTACAATCAACTCTATGTTTTTAG GTTTAGATGGCACGCTTTTTGATTATTTCAGGGGTTACGAAGACTTAAAAAACAAGAAAGTAAGATTTGTAGGACATGCAAGCCAGAGAATACAAGAGGATTATTTACGAATACTGAGATATTTCAG GTTTTATGGAAGAGTAGCAGAAAAGCCTGGTGACCATGAACCTAATACTCTGGAAGCaattaagaaaaatgccaaaGGTTTGGCTGGAATATCAGGAGAGAGGATTTGGGTGGAACTGAAAAAAATTCTCGTTGGAAACCACATAAATCATTTGGTTCGGCTTATGTATGAGCTTGATGTTGCCCATTATATAG GATTACCTGTTAATGGGAGTTTAGAGGAATTTGACAAAGTCAGTAAAAATGTTCAGAATCTGTTTCCAAAACCAATGACCGTTCTAACATCACTGTTCAAGGTGCAGGATGATGTCATAAAACTCGATCTGAGGCTGAAAATCTCAAAAGAAGAGAAAAACCTTGGCCTTTTTATAGTGAAGCATAGAAGAGACTTAATCAAAGCTACAGATAATCCAGAACCACTTAAACCATACCAAGACTTCATTATAGAT tctagGGAACCTGATATGAACTCCAGGATCTGTGAGCTTCTAAAATACCAAGGAGAGGAGCATCTTCTAAAGGAAATGCAAGAGTGGTCTGTCCCTTCTTTTCCTGTCAGTGGCCATGATTTAAGAAAAATGGGAATTTCTTCTGGAAAGGAAATTGGAACAATGTTACAGCAGTTAAGGGATCAGTGGAAGAAGAGTGGTTACCAAATGGATAAAGAAGAACTCTTAAGTTGTGTAAAGAAGGTGTAA
- the TRNT1 gene encoding CCA tRNA nucleotidyltransferase 1, mitochondrial isoform X2: MKWREVGVQELFEKEKYELRIAGGAVRDLLNGMKPQDVDFATIATPTQMKEMFQSAGVRMINNKGEKHGTITARLHEQNFEITTLRIDVVTDGRHAEVEFTTDWEKDAERRDLTINSMFLGLDGTLFDYFRGYEDLKNKKVRFVGHASQRIQEDYLRILRYFRFYGRVAEKPGDHEPNTLEAIKKNAKGLAGISGERIWVELKKILVGNHINHLVRLMYELDVAHYIGLPVNGSLEEFDKVSKNVQNLFPKPMTVLTSLFKVQDDVIKLDLRLKISKEEKNLGLFIVKHRRDLIKATDNPEPLKPYQDFIIDSREPDMNSRICELLKYQGEEHLLKEMQEWSVPSFPVSGHDLRKMGISSGKEIGTMLQQLRDQWKKSGYQMDKEELLSCVKKV; this comes from the exons ATGAAATGGAGAGAAGTAGGAGTCCAgg agttatttgaaaaggaaaagtaTGAATTAAGAATAGCTGGAGGTGCTGTCAGAGATTTATTAAATGGAATGAAACCACAAGATGTGGACTTTGCCACCATTGCTACACCTACTCAGATGAAGGAAATGTTCCAGTCTGCTGGTGTTCGTATGATCAATAACAAAGGAGAAAAACATGGAACCATTACTGCCAGG CTCCACGAACAGAACTTTGAAATTACCACACTTAGAATTGATGTTGTCACTGATGGACGACATGCAGAGGTGGAATTCACAACTGACTGGGAAAAAGATGCTGAAAGAAGAGATCTTACAATCAACTCTATGTTTTTAG GTTTAGATGGCACGCTTTTTGATTATTTCAGGGGTTACGAAGACTTAAAAAACAAGAAAGTAAGATTTGTAGGACATGCAAGCCAGAGAATACAAGAGGATTATTTACGAATACTGAGATATTTCAG GTTTTATGGAAGAGTAGCAGAAAAGCCTGGTGACCATGAACCTAATACTCTGGAAGCaattaagaaaaatgccaaaGGTTTGGCTGGAATATCAGGAGAGAGGATTTGGGTGGAACTGAAAAAAATTCTCGTTGGAAACCACATAAATCATTTGGTTCGGCTTATGTATGAGCTTGATGTTGCCCATTATATAG GATTACCTGTTAATGGGAGTTTAGAGGAATTTGACAAAGTCAGTAAAAATGTTCAGAATCTGTTTCCAAAACCAATGACCGTTCTAACATCACTGTTCAAGGTGCAGGATGATGTCATAAAACTCGATCTGAGGCTGAAAATCTCAAAAGAAGAGAAAAACCTTGGCCTTTTTATAGTGAAGCATAGAAGAGACTTAATCAAAGCTACAGATAATCCAGAACCACTTAAACCATACCAAGACTTCATTATAGAT tctagGGAACCTGATATGAACTCCAGGATCTGTGAGCTTCTAAAATACCAAGGAGAGGAGCATCTTCTAAAGGAAATGCAAGAGTGGTCTGTCCCTTCTTTTCCTGTCAGTGGCCATGATTTAAGAAAAATGGGAATTTCTTCTGGAAAGGAAATTGGAACAATGTTACAGCAGTTAAGGGATCAGTGGAAGAAGAGTGGTTACCAAATGGATAAAGAAGAACTCTTAAGTTGTGTAAAGAAGGTGTAA
- the TRNT1 gene encoding CCA tRNA nucleotidyltransferase 1, mitochondrial isoform X3, whose product MKPQDVDFATIATPTQMKEMFQSAGVRMINNKGEKHGTITARLHEQNFEITTLRIDVVTDGRHAEVEFTTDWEKDAERRDLTINSMFLGLDGTLFDYFRGYEDLKNKKVRFVGHASQRIQEDYLRILRYFRFYGRVAEKPGDHEPNTLEAIKKNAKGLAGISGERIWVELKKILVGNHINHLVRLMYELDVAHYIGLPVNGSLEEFDKVSKNVQNLFPKPMTVLTSLFKVQDDVIKLDLRLKISKEEKNLGLFIVKHRRDLIKATDNPEPLKPYQDFIIDSREPDMNSRICELLKYQGEEHLLKEMQEWSVPSFPVSGHDLRKMGISSGKEIGTMLQQLRDQWKKSGYQMDKEELLSCVKKV is encoded by the exons ATGAAACCACAAGATGTGGACTTTGCCACCATTGCTACACCTACTCAGATGAAGGAAATGTTCCAGTCTGCTGGTGTTCGTATGATCAATAACAAAGGAGAAAAACATGGAACCATTACTGCCAGG CTCCACGAACAGAACTTTGAAATTACCACACTTAGAATTGATGTTGTCACTGATGGACGACATGCAGAGGTGGAATTCACAACTGACTGGGAAAAAGATGCTGAAAGAAGAGATCTTACAATCAACTCTATGTTTTTAG GTTTAGATGGCACGCTTTTTGATTATTTCAGGGGTTACGAAGACTTAAAAAACAAGAAAGTAAGATTTGTAGGACATGCAAGCCAGAGAATACAAGAGGATTATTTACGAATACTGAGATATTTCAG GTTTTATGGAAGAGTAGCAGAAAAGCCTGGTGACCATGAACCTAATACTCTGGAAGCaattaagaaaaatgccaaaGGTTTGGCTGGAATATCAGGAGAGAGGATTTGGGTGGAACTGAAAAAAATTCTCGTTGGAAACCACATAAATCATTTGGTTCGGCTTATGTATGAGCTTGATGTTGCCCATTATATAG GATTACCTGTTAATGGGAGTTTAGAGGAATTTGACAAAGTCAGTAAAAATGTTCAGAATCTGTTTCCAAAACCAATGACCGTTCTAACATCACTGTTCAAGGTGCAGGATGATGTCATAAAACTCGATCTGAGGCTGAAAATCTCAAAAGAAGAGAAAAACCTTGGCCTTTTTATAGTGAAGCATAGAAGAGACTTAATCAAAGCTACAGATAATCCAGAACCACTTAAACCATACCAAGACTTCATTATAGAT tctagGGAACCTGATATGAACTCCAGGATCTGTGAGCTTCTAAAATACCAAGGAGAGGAGCATCTTCTAAAGGAAATGCAAGAGTGGTCTGTCCCTTCTTTTCCTGTCAGTGGCCATGATTTAAGAAAAATGGGAATTTCTTCTGGAAAGGAAATTGGAACAATGTTACAGCAGTTAAGGGATCAGTGGAAGAAGAGTGGTTACCAAATGGATAAAGAAGAACTCTTAAGTTGTGTAAAGAAGGTGTAA